A window from Moritella yayanosii encodes these proteins:
- the rpmI gene encoding 50S ribosomal protein L35, translating to MPKLKSNKGAAKRFKKTANGFKRKQSHLRHILTKKSTKRKRHLRGTQMVAKCDVAAVTRMLPYA from the coding sequence ATGCCTAAGTTGAAATCGAATAAAGGCGCTGCAAAGCGCTTTAAAAAAACCGCTAATGGTTTTAAACGCAAACAGTCTCACCTACGTCATATTTTGACCAAGAAAAGCACTAAACGTAAACGTCACCTTCGTGGTACGCAGATGGTTGCAAAATGTGATGTTGCAGCTGTTACACGTATGCTTCCATACGCTTAA
- the infC gene encoding translation initiation factor IF-3, whose amino-acid sequence MKGGKKGQQQTTRQHRINEEIRIPECRLNGADGEVIGIVSIREALAIAEEANLDLVEISPNAEPPVCRVMDYGKFIYEKSKSVKEQKKKQVRVQVKEIKFRPGTDIGDYQVKLRNLTRFLEEGNKAKITLRFRGREMAHQSLGFDLLNRIKEDLKEIAIVEAFPKMEGRQAVMVLAPKKK is encoded by the coding sequence ATAAAAGGCGGAAAAAAAGGTCAACAACAAACGACCAGACAACATCGTATCAACGAAGAAATTCGTATACCTGAATGTCGCTTAAACGGTGCTGATGGTGAAGTGATTGGAATCGTATCTATAAGAGAAGCTCTTGCTATAGCAGAAGAAGCAAATTTAGATCTTGTAGAAATTAGCCCGAATGCCGAGCCTCCTGTTTGCCGTGTCATGGATTACGGTAAATTTATATACGAAAAAAGTAAATCTGTTAAAGAGCAGAAGAAAAAGCAAGTTCGGGTTCAGGTTAAGGAAATAAAATTCCGTCCTGGAACTGACATTGGTGATTATCAGGTAAAACTACGCAACCTGACTCGCTTCCTCGAAGAAGGTAACAAAGCAAAAATTACGCTGCGTTTCCGAGGTCGAGAAATGGCGCACCAGAGCCTAGGCTTTGATCTTTTAAATCGTATTAAAGAAGATTTAAAAGAAATTGCAATCGTGGAAGCTTTCCCGAAAATGGAAGGTCGCCAAGCTGTAATGGTGTTAGCCCCTAAAAAGAAATAG
- the thrS gene encoding threonine--tRNA ligase, giving the protein MPVITLPDGAQRQFDNPVTIMEVAADISSGLAKACIAGRINGERVDACDLITEDAAIEIITSKDADGLEILRHSCAHLLGHAIKQLWPNTKMAIGPTIDKGFYYDVEMEEPISEADLAKLEKHMNKLVKTNYQVVKKVVSWQEARDTFEARGETYKVAILDENIGKDETPALYYHEEYVDMCRGPHVPVMKHCQHFKLMSLAGAYWRGNSDNKMLQRIYGTAWADKKELKVHIQRLAEAEKRDHRKIGKQLDLYHMQEDAPGMVFWHNDGWIIFRELENYIREKLREYDYQEVKGPQIMDRSLWEKSGHWDKYSEGMFCTHSENREYAIKPMNCPGHIQIYNQGLKSYRDLPLRMAEFGSCHRNEPSGSLHGLMRVRGFTQDDAHIFCTENQIQKEVSDCIKMVFETYATFGFENIEIKLSTRPEKRVGSDETWDKSEKALADALTASGLSYDVQEGEGAFYGPKIEFTLHDCLDRAWQCGTIQLDFSMPEKLGAEYVCENNGRETPVMIHRAILGSLERFIGILIEEYAGLFPTWISPVQAVIMNITDKQAVFATEFVEKMKKVGIRAKLDLRNEKIGFKIREHTLKRVPYLLVIGDKEVESGEISVRTRKGVDLGTMKLDDFISKLQMEVNSRGKTTLEDSL; this is encoded by the coding sequence ATGCCTGTAATTACTCTTCCAGATGGCGCTCAGCGTCAATTTGACAACCCGGTAACGATTATGGAAGTTGCTGCGGATATCAGTTCTGGTCTTGCTAAAGCGTGTATCGCTGGCCGCATTAATGGTGAACGTGTTGACGCATGTGACCTGATCACTGAAGACGCTGCAATTGAAATCATTACTTCTAAAGATGCTGATGGTTTAGAGATCCTTCGCCACTCTTGTGCGCATTTACTTGGTCATGCTATTAAGCAATTATGGCCAAACACCAAGATGGCTATCGGTCCTACCATTGATAAAGGCTTCTACTATGACGTCGAAATGGAAGAACCAATTAGTGAAGCTGATTTAGCTAAGCTAGAAAAGCACATGAACAAACTGGTTAAGACCAACTATCAAGTCGTTAAGAAAGTTGTATCTTGGCAAGAAGCGCGTGATACGTTTGAAGCACGTGGCGAAACATATAAAGTAGCGATTTTAGACGAGAACATCGGTAAAGATGAAACGCCTGCTTTATATTACCATGAAGAATACGTTGATATGTGTCGTGGACCACACGTACCAGTAATGAAACACTGCCAGCATTTTAAATTAATGTCTCTGGCTGGTGCATACTGGCGCGGTAACTCAGACAACAAGATGCTACAACGTATATATGGTACTGCTTGGGCTGATAAGAAAGAGCTAAAAGTACATATTCAACGTCTTGCTGAAGCTGAGAAACGCGACCACCGTAAAATTGGTAAGCAACTGGATCTGTACCATATGCAAGAAGATGCACCAGGTATGGTGTTTTGGCATAACGATGGTTGGATTATTTTCCGTGAGTTAGAAAATTACATTCGTGAAAAGCTACGCGAATATGATTACCAAGAAGTCAAAGGTCCACAAATTATGGATCGTAGCTTATGGGAAAAATCAGGTCATTGGGATAAATATTCAGAAGGTATGTTCTGTACTCATTCAGAAAACCGTGAATATGCGATTAAACCAATGAACTGTCCTGGTCACATACAGATTTATAACCAAGGTTTAAAATCTTACCGTGATTTACCACTACGTATGGCAGAGTTTGGCTCATGTCACCGTAATGAGCCGTCAGGTTCTTTACATGGTTTAATGCGTGTACGTGGTTTTACTCAAGATGATGCACATATCTTTTGTACTGAAAATCAAATTCAAAAAGAAGTTTCTGATTGCATCAAGATGGTTTTTGAAACTTACGCTACATTTGGTTTTGAAAATATTGAGATTAAACTATCAACACGTCCAGAAAAACGCGTAGGTAGTGATGAGACTTGGGATAAATCTGAGAAGGCACTTGCTGATGCATTAACTGCGAGTGGTTTAAGCTATGATGTACAAGAAGGCGAGGGTGCGTTCTACGGACCTAAAATCGAATTCACACTACATGACTGTTTAGATCGTGCGTGGCAATGTGGTACAATTCAGCTAGACTTCTCAATGCCTGAGAAATTAGGCGCAGAATATGTGTGTGAAAATAATGGTCGTGAAACGCCTGTTATGATTCACCGAGCGATTTTAGGTTCACTTGAGCGCTTCATTGGTATTCTTATTGAAGAATATGCAGGACTTTTTCCTACTTGGATCTCACCTGTTCAAGCTGTAATAATGAACATTACAGACAAACAGGCTGTTTTTGCTACAGAATTTGTAGAAAAAATGAAGAAAGTAGGCATTAGAGCAAAATTAGACTTGAGAAATGAGAAGATAGGCTTTAAAATCCGCGAACATACTTTGAAACGTGTGCCATATCTTTTGGTTATCGGCGATAAAGAAGTCGAATCAGGAGAAATTTCAGTACGTACTCGTAAGGGTGTTGACTTAGGTACTATGAAGTTAGATGACTTCATCAGTAAATTACAAATGGAAGTCAACAGTCGCGGTAAAACAACTTTGGAGGATTCGTTATAA
- a CDS encoding DUF2797 domain-containing protein, with product MSTTGHISKMVSTLNADSSVSYQLPLDDTLIPLNELIGKSITMTHTGNIHCLNCGNKTKKSYSQGHCFVCTRKLASCDMCIMKPETCHYEYGTCRQPEWADDFCMTDHYVYLSNTSALKVGITRHTQLPTRWIDQGATQGLPIFKVKTRQISGLVEIALAEFIGDKTNWRTMLKGENADLDLKAEAARLMPLIEEQLGNIEMMFGLDAIEELEEDIVTINYPITQHPTKIVSHNFDKEPVVSGILQGIKGQYLFLDTGVINMRKFTSYEITLTA from the coding sequence ATGTCAACCACCGGCCATATCAGTAAAATGGTTTCAACTCTTAATGCAGATAGCAGTGTGAGTTACCAGTTACCACTCGACGATACGCTAATACCGTTAAACGAGCTTATCGGCAAATCAATCACAATGACGCACACAGGCAACATACATTGCCTAAACTGTGGTAATAAAACCAAGAAAAGCTACTCACAGGGTCACTGCTTTGTTTGTACACGCAAGCTAGCAAGTTGTGACATGTGTATTATGAAACCTGAAACATGCCATTATGAATACGGTACTTGCCGTCAACCAGAGTGGGCCGATGATTTTTGTATGACTGATCATTATGTGTACCTTTCCAATACTTCTGCATTAAAAGTTGGCATCACCCGCCACACTCAATTGCCAACGCGTTGGATTGATCAAGGTGCGACACAGGGTCTGCCTATTTTTAAAGTAAAAACCAGACAGATATCAGGATTAGTTGAAATTGCACTAGCTGAATTCATTGGTGATAAAACTAATTGGCGCACCATGCTGAAAGGCGAAAATGCAGATCTTGATTTAAAAGCAGAAGCAGCACGTTTAATGCCTCTAATTGAAGAGCAGTTAGGTAATATCGAAATGATGTTTGGTTTAGATGCAATTGAAGAGCTTGAAGAAGACATTGTGACGATTAACTACCCTATTACTCAGCATCCAACAAAAATTGTCTCACACAATTTTGATAAAGAACCGGTTGTATCAGGCATATTGCAAGGTATTAAAGGTCAATACTTGTTTCTTGATACCGGAGTGATCAACATGCGTAAATTTACTAGTTATGAAATAACTTTAACTGCATAA
- a CDS encoding L-alanine exporter AlaE has product MQVKVPFCVRNAAADTFAMVVFSFVVGMLIEIFVSGMSYEQSLASRIVSIPVNIAIAYPYGLYRDFIIKSATKRVTGKLTKQFSDTFAYVSFQSPVYALILLSVGAESAQIVTAVSSNAVVSCFVGVFYGQFLDLCRKLFRVPGYRTGISA; this is encoded by the coding sequence GTGCAAGTTAAAGTCCCTTTCTGCGTTCGAAATGCCGCAGCTGACACATTCGCAATGGTCGTTTTTAGTTTTGTTGTGGGCATGTTGATTGAGATTTTTGTCTCAGGGATGTCGTATGAACAATCTTTAGCTTCCCGCATTGTGTCTATTCCCGTTAATATTGCCATTGCATATCCATATGGCTTATATCGTGACTTTATTATTAAGTCTGCTACTAAGCGAGTTACAGGTAAATTAACGAAACAATTTAGCGATACATTTGCGTATGTATCTTTCCAATCTCCTGTTTATGCATTAATTTTATTATCAGTCGGTGCTGAATCCGCTCAAATCGTCACCGCAGTATCAAGCAATGCAGTGGTATCTTGTTTTGTAGGAGTGTTTTACGGTCAGTTCCTTGATTTATGTCGTAAGCTATTTCGCGTACCAGGCTACCGCACAGGTATCAGTGCTTAA
- a CDS encoding ExeM/NucH family extracellular endonuclease, with protein sequence MNKTILSLSVSAMFSLNAHADILISEYIEGSAFNKAIEIANTGDQPVTLAGYELAKSANGNSEWGNRLSLAGITIAAGDVYVLAHRDANADILSKANMTDTNVINFNGDDPVALLLNGNVHDIIGVMGDQNFAKDVTLIRQNLTASAVYNESDWEVKAKDNSDGLGSLASSDGGKPVTIIESTIMVLQGNSWSSPYTDPENEKYISDETFLIEGIVTAIQANALGNDLPQGFFIQDEQGDNDVTTSDGIYVSGFITGLSIGDRVAVTGKVEEDYGWTKIQPTNVDVIGHGTIPVTNVRTDSNDVDFDFSLERHEGMLVNIDQHADMYVARTYGFDYGPFRNNMVIAKSGLNLHPNQLNIPASTAAQAQIDDNEDRRIIVETMVKAPNGVPLWYPTFGQDNGTGTTDDYIRNGDLVNGLEGVLGYSYGDFRLYISNQADAQTFIHSNPRLSRPDVSGEGLRIATFNVLNYFNSPFDGDANPTGTNRGATTYAEFQLQGDKIAAAIVAMDADIIGLMEIENNGFGDSSAVAHLVDKVNALLPENEQYTFVTSPDNAGFIGSDAIANQVIYKPSMVTLDTYRVIKMPEQHAGQTGNENGDNYQRDAITPTFKVNGTEELVTVSVNHFKSKGSTCWEDVAIQNGEDVGLQGSCEHLRVSAAQHLGNEMALIAGNKLIIGDLNAYGQEDPLLVLTTMPENHSVMPARMTYIGDEPMAGSNPNAISDSFGFVNVISEQHPAAYSYIYNDTVGTLDYILVDSTTASKVVDANVWNINASESKLFEYSSKYTGDLTKYSDLFRSSDHEPAIVILDVLGDADLPTPPSGTDDATSDDDEKWYGGSTGLLSFGLLTGFALFRRFARQSV encoded by the coding sequence ATGAATAAAACAATACTATCTCTGTCTGTGAGTGCTATGTTTTCGTTGAATGCACATGCAGACATTTTGATTTCTGAATATATTGAAGGCAGTGCGTTTAACAAGGCCATTGAAATAGCGAATACCGGGGATCAACCTGTTACTTTAGCGGGGTATGAATTAGCGAAGTCAGCTAACGGTAATAGTGAATGGGGTAACCGTTTGTCATTAGCTGGTATTACTATCGCCGCGGGCGATGTATATGTGCTCGCGCATCGTGATGCGAATGCCGATATCCTATCTAAAGCAAACATGACAGATACTAATGTGATTAATTTTAATGGCGATGATCCTGTCGCGTTATTATTAAATGGTAATGTGCACGATATAATCGGTGTGATGGGCGATCAAAACTTTGCTAAAGACGTTACTTTAATTAGGCAAAACTTAACCGCTTCGGCTGTCTATAACGAGTCAGATTGGGAAGTCAAAGCGAAGGATAACAGTGATGGTTTAGGTTCCTTAGCTTCATCTGATGGCGGGAAACCAGTTACCATTATAGAATCGACAATCATGGTACTGCAAGGTAATTCATGGTCTTCACCCTATACAGATCCCGAAAATGAAAAATACATCTCAGATGAAACCTTCCTGATCGAAGGTATAGTCACGGCCATTCAAGCTAATGCCTTAGGTAATGATTTACCACAGGGGTTCTTCATTCAAGATGAACAGGGCGATAATGACGTGACAACATCTGATGGTATTTATGTCTCTGGTTTTATCACCGGTTTGTCTATTGGTGATAGGGTGGCTGTTACAGGCAAAGTCGAAGAGGATTATGGCTGGACCAAAATACAACCAACCAATGTAGATGTGATTGGTCATGGTACGATACCTGTAACAAATGTGAGAACCGACAGTAACGATGTAGATTTTGATTTTAGCCTTGAAAGGCACGAAGGCATGCTCGTTAATATTGACCAACATGCCGATATGTATGTTGCGCGTACTTATGGCTTTGATTATGGCCCATTTCGCAACAACATGGTGATTGCTAAATCTGGCCTTAATCTGCATCCCAATCAACTGAATATTCCTGCGTCTACAGCGGCACAAGCGCAAATTGATGATAACGAAGATAGACGCATTATCGTCGAAACTATGGTCAAAGCACCCAATGGTGTACCGTTATGGTATCCAACGTTTGGTCAAGACAACGGTACTGGCACCACGGATGACTATATTCGTAATGGTGACTTAGTCAACGGCCTGGAAGGGGTCCTGGGGTATTCTTACGGTGATTTTAGACTTTATATTTCTAATCAAGCTGACGCACAAACGTTTATCCATTCCAACCCTCGACTATCTCGTCCAGATGTTTCCGGTGAAGGGCTACGTATCGCCACATTCAATGTTTTAAACTACTTTAATTCTCCCTTTGACGGTGATGCGAATCCGACGGGTACTAATCGCGGTGCAACGACTTACGCAGAGTTTCAATTACAAGGTGATAAGATCGCGGCAGCTATTGTGGCTATGGATGCTGATATTATTGGTTTAATGGAAATCGAAAATAATGGTTTCGGTGATAGCTCTGCTGTTGCTCATTTGGTCGATAAAGTGAATGCATTATTACCAGAGAATGAGCAATATACATTTGTCACCAGCCCTGATAATGCAGGTTTTATTGGTAGTGATGCGATTGCCAATCAGGTGATTTACAAACCGTCAATGGTGACACTTGATACTTACCGAGTAATTAAGATGCCTGAACAACACGCAGGTCAAACGGGTAATGAAAATGGTGATAATTATCAACGTGATGCGATCACGCCAACCTTTAAGGTTAATGGTACTGAAGAGCTTGTGACCGTATCTGTTAATCATTTCAAATCGAAAGGCTCTACGTGTTGGGAAGATGTAGCGATTCAGAATGGCGAAGATGTTGGCTTGCAAGGGTCTTGTGAGCATTTACGTGTTTCAGCTGCCCAACATTTGGGTAACGAAATGGCGTTAATTGCAGGTAACAAACTGATCATTGGTGATCTTAATGCTTACGGGCAAGAGGACCCGCTGCTTGTGTTAACGACCATGCCAGAAAACCACAGCGTGATGCCTGCACGTATGACATACATAGGTGATGAACCGATGGCGGGCAGTAATCCTAATGCTATCTCTGATTCATTTGGGTTTGTGAATGTGATTAGTGAACAGCATCCTGCTGCATACAGCTATATTTATAACGATACAGTGGGGACTCTCGATTATATATTAGTGGATAGTACAACCGCGTCAAAAGTGGTTGATGCAAATGTTTGGAATATTAATGCATCAGAATCAAAACTGTTTGAGTATTCGTCAAAATATACCGGAGACTTAACTAAGTACTCTGATTTGTTTCGTTCGTCAGATCATGAACCTGCTATTGTTATTTTGGATGTATTAGGCGATGCAGACCTACCAACACCTCCGAGTGGTACCGATGACGCTACAAGTGACGATGATGAAAAATGGTATGGCGGTTCAACTGGCTTGTTATCATTTGGTTTGTTAACTGGTTTTGCTTTGTTCAGACGTTTTGCTCGGCAATCTGTCTAA
- a CDS encoding 3-oxoacyl-ACP reductase: MTDTYAKLANGKWTSGLFKALNLPQPVTLTRYSQGSDLISGHLLIGAASNSQLVKPIIETFRDAVLAISYPNSTSQLASLNDQFNAASLSATPISLNTVAKSDKFNGIIFDASGIKTSNQLSALHRFFQPVIKQLSPCSRVIVLGRPSEYLGDVSYATAQRALEGFCRSLAKEIGKNGSTCQLIYVQPGSEALLSAPLRFLTSAKSAYISAQVIHVKPGVIQGSVNYSKPLQGKTALVTGASRGIGASIAETLSRDGAHVICLDIPTLKQDIEKIATRLKGSSIVADITSTDAPAIIAEFVRAHSLDIIVHNAGVTKDKTLARMTNNHWDVLMDINLSAMERINERLLNDNLLNEYGRIICVSSMSGIAGNFGQTNYATSKAAVIGYVNAMQKPLAEKHITINAVAPGFIETKMTAAIPFTVREAGRRMNSLKQGGKPIDVAEAIAFFAQPQAAGITGNTIRICGQSLIGA; encoded by the coding sequence ATGACAGATACTTATGCAAAACTCGCTAATGGAAAGTGGACATCAGGTTTATTCAAAGCGCTTAATCTTCCACAACCTGTTACGTTAACACGTTATTCCCAAGGCTCAGATCTCATCTCAGGTCACTTACTCATTGGCGCGGCGAGCAACAGTCAGTTAGTTAAACCCATCATTGAAACATTTAGGGATGCTGTACTCGCTATTTCTTATCCTAATAGCACATCGCAGTTAGCTAGCCTTAATGATCAGTTTAATGCCGCATCCCTAAGCGCGACGCCAATCAGTCTGAATACTGTCGCAAAATCAGATAAATTCAATGGTATTATATTTGATGCCTCAGGCATTAAGACAAGTAACCAGTTGAGTGCGTTACACCGTTTTTTTCAACCTGTAATTAAACAACTATCACCCTGCAGTAGAGTTATCGTTTTAGGCCGTCCGAGTGAATACCTTGGAGATGTGAGCTACGCTACTGCTCAACGTGCTTTAGAGGGGTTTTGTCGTAGCTTAGCCAAAGAAATAGGAAAAAATGGCAGCACCTGCCAGCTTATCTATGTTCAACCTGGTAGTGAAGCATTGTTATCGGCCCCACTCCGCTTCTTAACTTCGGCAAAATCCGCGTATATATCAGCACAAGTTATTCATGTAAAACCAGGCGTGATTCAGGGATCAGTCAACTATTCTAAACCCTTGCAAGGCAAAACAGCGCTTGTTACCGGTGCATCACGTGGTATTGGCGCGTCGATTGCAGAAACACTTAGTCGTGATGGTGCACATGTCATTTGTTTAGATATTCCAACATTGAAACAAGACATTGAAAAAATAGCGACGCGCTTAAAAGGCAGCAGCATTGTTGCAGATATTACCTCTACGGATGCCCCCGCTATTATTGCCGAATTTGTGCGTGCACATTCGCTTGATATCATTGTTCATAATGCCGGGGTAACAAAAGACAAGACCCTAGCCCGTATGACCAATAATCACTGGGACGTACTCATGGATATTAATTTGTCGGCAATGGAAAGAATCAATGAACGGTTATTAAACGATAATCTGTTAAATGAATATGGTCGTATTATTTGTGTGTCGTCGATGAGTGGTATTGCCGGTAACTTTGGTCAGACTAATTATGCGACGTCTAAAGCCGCAGTCATTGGCTATGTCAACGCAATGCAAAAACCACTTGCAGAAAAACACATCACCATTAATGCGGTTGCGCCCGGTTTTATTGAAACTAAAATGACAGCTGCAATTCCGTTTACCGTACGTGAAGCAGGCCGTCGGATGAATTCATTAAAGCAAGGCGGTAAACCAATTGATGTCGCTGAAGCTATTGCTTTTTTTGCCCAACCGCAAGCAGCCGGGATCACAGGTAATACCATTCGAATTTGTGGTCAATCATTAATTGGTGCTTAG
- a CDS encoding AraC family transcriptional regulator — translation MQDAGVLLRIAYEAMKELDIDVVEVLSRCNISEEVLNDKNLRTPNHAQAHFWKVLEDVTKDPNIGISLSKRMPVFTGQVLQYLFLSSPTFGTGWERATKYFRLISDAASVSIKTEGDVARLSVNLDGVTEDANRHLNDCLIIGMFKFCQHVTDGEFKAKKIAFAHPHPENLAAYTSVFTCPLEFSAADNYIYFDANLLDRPSSHAEPELFALHEQLASRKIAKLELQDIVDKVRRVIAQQLESGVVTLESVATELDMKPRMLRAKLADIEYNFNQILADFRCELSKKLLANTDESIDQIVYLTGFSEPSTFYRAFKRWVQMTPIEYRRSKRVGN, via the coding sequence ATGCAAGATGCGGGTGTGTTGTTACGCATTGCTTATGAGGCAATGAAAGAGTTAGATATTGATGTAGTCGAAGTACTCTCTCGTTGTAACATTAGTGAAGAAGTGTTAAATGATAAAAATTTGCGTACACCTAATCATGCGCAAGCACATTTCTGGAAAGTCCTCGAAGATGTAACAAAAGATCCTAATATAGGTATTTCACTTAGTAAGCGCATGCCAGTGTTTACCGGTCAGGTTCTACAGTATCTTTTTTTGAGTAGTCCCACATTTGGTACCGGCTGGGAGCGCGCAACAAAATACTTTAGGTTGATTAGTGATGCAGCAAGTGTTTCAATTAAAACTGAAGGTGATGTTGCGAGGTTGTCTGTTAATTTAGATGGGGTGACTGAAGATGCTAATCGCCATTTGAATGATTGCTTGATTATTGGCATGTTTAAATTTTGCCAGCATGTAACTGATGGCGAATTCAAAGCCAAGAAAATAGCCTTTGCTCATCCACACCCTGAGAACTTAGCTGCATATACAAGCGTATTCACGTGTCCACTTGAGTTTTCTGCTGCGGACAATTATATTTATTTTGATGCTAATTTACTGGATCGCCCTTCATCACACGCGGAACCAGAACTGTTTGCGCTGCATGAGCAGTTAGCAAGTCGCAAAATTGCGAAGTTAGAACTACAAGATATTGTGGATAAGGTTCGCCGTGTGATTGCGCAACAGCTTGAGTCGGGTGTTGTGACATTAGAAAGTGTTGCCACTGAGCTTGATATGAAACCACGCATGTTAAGAGCTAAGTTAGCTGATATTGAATATAACTTTAACCAAATATTAGCTGATTTTCGTTGTGAATTATCAAAAAAACTGTTGGCGAATACGGATGAATCAATCGATCAGATTGTATATCTGACTGGTTTCTCAGAGCCAAGTACTTTTTATCGTGCATTTAAGCGTTGGGTACAAATGACACCGATTGAATATCGCCGCAGTAAGCGGGTTGGTAATTAA
- a CDS encoding copper homeostasis protein CutC, with protein sequence MTITIEVCVDNIESLLTAQQSGADRIELCSALALGGLTPNAGFVQKSIDLATIPLYTIIRPRAGDFVYSEQEIDIMVSDIKFMKLLGIEGVVIGALTPDGDIDEAALKRLMSASRDIGVTFHRAFDLCNDPKQALEILINAGCERVLTSGQQAKAEQGCELIKELVAQADGRISIMPGAGVNPENAEKIIAITQVKELHLSGQTTRKSVMKPNSAVQMGTEAEADSLISITCAKTISELVNVVNN encoded by the coding sequence ATGACGATTACAATAGAGGTATGTGTCGATAATATAGAGTCACTTCTTACGGCTCAACAATCTGGTGCTGACCGTATTGAGTTGTGTTCAGCATTAGCGCTAGGGGGATTAACTCCCAATGCAGGCTTTGTTCAAAAATCGATTGATCTGGCGACAATCCCTCTTTACACCATCATTCGTCCTCGCGCGGGAGATTTTGTATATAGCGAACAAGAAATTGATATTATGGTTTCCGACATCAAATTCATGAAACTACTTGGCATCGAGGGCGTTGTTATCGGTGCACTAACCCCAGATGGAGATATTGATGAAGCGGCATTAAAACGCTTAATGTCAGCATCTCGAGATATTGGCGTCACTTTCCATCGTGCATTTGATTTGTGTAATGATCCTAAACAAGCCTTAGAGATCTTAATAAACGCCGGCTGTGAACGTGTCTTAACGTCAGGACAACAAGCAAAGGCTGAACAAGGCTGCGAGTTGATTAAAGAATTAGTCGCTCAGGCTGATGGCAGAATTAGTATCATGCCTGGCGCAGGTGTTAACCCAGAAAATGCTGAAAAAATCATCGCTATCACGCAAGTGAAAGAGCTCCATTTATCAGGGCAAACTACGAGAAAAAGCGTAATGAAGCCTAATTCAGCAGTTCAAATGGGAACCGAAGCTGAGGCCGATAGTTTAATATCGATCACTTGTGCAAAAACAATTTCTGAACTAGTCAATGTGGTTAATAATTAA
- a CDS encoding NGG1p interacting factor NIF3, translating to MFVIVFYVPKINVEAVKQAIFKAGAGAIGDYDNCAWQCLGTGQFKPLQGSQPHIGKLDEIELVDEFRVEMVCGAENVRAAINALISAHPYEEPAYHILKTFNLDDLP from the coding sequence ATGTTCGTGATTGTTTTTTATGTGCCGAAAATAAACGTGGAAGCTGTCAAGCAAGCCATCTTTAAGGCCGGGGCTGGTGCTATTGGTGATTATGATAATTGTGCTTGGCAATGTTTAGGTACTGGTCAGTTTAAACCCTTACAGGGTAGTCAACCGCATATTGGCAAGCTTGATGAGATTGAATTAGTCGATGAGTTTCGGGTTGAAATGGTCTGTGGTGCTGAGAATGTAAGGGCTGCAATTAACGCGTTAATTTCTGCTCACCCTTATGAAGAACCTGCTTATCATATCCTGAAAACATTTAATCTTGATGATTTACCTTAG